A genomic stretch from Neodiprion fabricii isolate iyNeoFabr1 chromosome 3, iyNeoFabr1.1, whole genome shotgun sequence includes:
- the LOC124177490 gene encoding cyclin-dependent kinase 4-like, which translates to MAERSRRPSSELGSDPASSPPPAKKPRTTSGDYGESGESSVEPKSLGEPGTTTPPPVTSSVGSEHTEPRGADQAGGQPDERPSAPSPVPGPSGITDAEGDVIVVPLPPLSLLPKSGSGETSAGQLEPGIAGAFTVQASLMGESTHYQELSLIGNGAYGTVYKAKDPASGQVVALKKVRVPITDDGLPTSTLREIAALKQLDQFEHPHIVKLLDVCQGLSTEDERSETVNRGLTLWLVFEHVERDLASFMACCPPPGIPGNKIKQMSREILLGVDFLHSHRIVHRDLKPQNLLVTSQGRIKIADFGLAKIYDFEMRLTSVVVTLWYRSPEVLLGCAYATPVDIWSVGCILAELSRLEPLFPGTSEGDQLDRIFQVIGTPSQQEWPEDVSLGWTAFPHRQPVPLRSVIPDLPDPGLDLIQKILKFNQRSRLTAAQALNHRYFTAESS; encoded by the exons ATGGCAGAGAGGTCCCGGCGGCCGAGCTCCGAGCTCGGATCAGACCCGGCTTCATCACCGCCGCCAGCCAAGAAGCCCAGGACGACCTCCGGGGACTACGGAGAGTCCGGTGAATCCTCGGTGGAACCCAAATCACTCGGGGAACCGGGAACAACAACCCCGCCGCCGGTCACTTCGAGCGTCGGCAGCGAGCACACCGAGCCTCGAGGAGCCGATCAGGCGGGAGGCCAGCCAGACGAACGGCCCTCGGCTCCGTCCCCAGTTCCCGGCCCTTCGGGCATAACGGACGCGGAGGGAGACGTGATCGTCGTTCCTCTGCCACCCTTGTCTCTCTTGCCTAAATCGGGCAGCGGGGAGACGAGCGCCGGGCAGCTGGAGCCCGGCATCGCCGGAGCTTTCACGGTGCAGGCATCGCTGATGGGAGAGTCAACCCACTACCAGGAATTGTCCCTTATCGGGAACGGGGCCTACGGGACCGTCTACAAGGCGAAGGACCCCGCGAGCGGGCAGGTTGTCGCTCTGAAAAAGGTCCGCGTCCCGATCACCGACGATGGCCTACCGACCTCGACGCTGCGGGAAATTGCCGCCCTCAAGCAGCTCGACCAATTCGAGCACCCGCACATT GTAAAACTTTTGGATGTCTGTCAGGGCCTGTCGACAGAGGACGAGCGATCGGAAACGGTGAACCGAGGCTTAACGTTGTGGCTCGTATTCGAACACGTCGAACGAGATCTCGCCTCGTTCATGGCATGCTGCCCTCCGCCCGGTATTCCGGGTAACAAGATCAAGCAAATGTCCAGGGAAATACTCCTCGGCGTCGACTTCCTTCATAGTCACAGGATCGTTCATCGTGACCTCAAGCCTCAGAATTTGCTCGTCACGAGTCAAGGGAGAATCAAAATAGCTGACTTTGGTCTGGCCAAGATTTATGACTTCGAAATGCGGCTCACTTCCGTG GTCGTAACGCTGTGGTATCGGTCGCCGGAAGTACTTTTGGGATGCGCGTACGCGACTCCGGTGGACATTTGGTCAGTTGGGTGCATCCTGGCCGAACTCAGCAGACTTGAACCACTTTTTCCAGGAACGAGCGAAGGCGATCAGCTAGACAGAATATTTCA AGTGATTGGCACACCGTCGCAGCAAGAATGGCCGGAGGACGTCTCTTTGGGTTGGACAGCGTTTCCGCACCGACAACCTGTTCCTCTCAGATCTGTAATTCCGGATCTACCCGATCCTGGTTTGGACTTGatacaaaaaattctcaagtTCAACCAGCGTAGTCGTTTGACTGCCGCACAAGCGCTCAATCATCGATACTTCACGGCAGAGAGTTCTTGA
- the LOC124177495 gene encoding dihydrofolate reductase isoform X3, with product MAYFTRLTTETKDPSKKNVVIMGRRTWDVMPKKYRPLSNRINVVLTSKDLILGDEALVCKSFPDALEKLSKIPLTDKIERIWVIGGSSVYKAAMELPNFHRLYLTLVRKYFECDTYFPPISNEFHLVKDPEVPDGIQEENGLQYEFKVYEKA from the exons ATGGCGTATTTTACACGTTTAACAACAGAGACTAAGGACCCATCTAAAAAGAATGTCGTAATTATGGGACGAAGAACGTGGGATGTTATGCCAAAAAAATACAGGCCTCTGAGCAACAGAATTAATGTCGTACTGACCAGCAAAGATCT AATTCTAGGAGACGAAGCACTTGTGTGCAAAAGTTTTCCTGACGCTTTGGAAAAGTTATCCAAGATCCCACTGACtgacaaaattgaaagaatcTGGGTTATTGGCGGCAGTTCTGTTTATAAG GCTGCAATGGAATTGCCAAACTTTCACAGACTGTACTTGACTCTGGTGAGGAAGTACTTTGAATGCGATACATACTTCCCACCTATCAGCAACGAATTTCATTTAGTGAA AGACCCTGAAGTACCAGACGGGATTCAAGAAGAAAATGGACTGCAGTACGAATTTAAAGTTTATGAAAAAGCCTGA
- the LOC124177494 gene encoding adenosine 5'-monophosphoramidase HINT1, producing the protein MCALSTIAISTWKQLASLRPRRRAIDSCLRKMASEVEKAQRATATLGGDTIFGKILRKEIPCKFIYEDDQCVAFHDVNPQAPVHFLVIPRKPIALLSLAEETDKPLLGHLMFVAQTVASQQGLGNGFRLVVNNGKDGAQSVYHLHIHVLGGRQMEWPPG; encoded by the exons ATGTGCGCACTTTCAACAATAGCGATAAGTACGTGGAAACAACTTGCCAGCCTACGGCCACGAAGACGAGCAATTGATTCGTGTTTGAGGAAAATGGCGAGCGAGGTTGAGAAGGCGCAACGTGCTACCGCCACTCTCGGCGGTGACACGATCTTTGGAAAAATACTGCGAAAGGAAATACCTTGCAAATTTATCTACGAAGATGATCAG TGCGTTGCTTTCCACGATGTCAACCCGCAAGCTCCGGTCCACTTTTTAGTAATCCCCAGAAAACCAATAGCACTGCTGTCTCTTGCCGAGGAGACCGATAAACCACTCCTAGGTCATTTGATGTTCGTTGCGCAGACCGTTGCTAGTCAGCAAGGCTTGGGCAACGGTTTCCGCTTGGTGGTCAACAATGGGAAAGATGGAGCTCAATCCGTCTACCACTTGCATATCCATGTACTTGGTGGCAGGCAAATGGAATGGCCTCCTGGTTAA
- the LOC124177495 gene encoding dihydrofolate reductase isoform X1 — translation MCRSRAAGSTFRACPPIILKEFIKKKTRVRPLTEDIGISVNGIVSENQGIGINGRLPWRLKKEMAYFTRLTTETKDPSKKNVVIMGRRTWDVMPKKYRPLSNRINVVLTSKDLILGDEALVCKSFPDALEKLSKIPLTDKIERIWVIGGSSVYKAAMELPNFHRLYLTLVRKYFECDTYFPPISNEFHLVKDPEVPDGIQEENGLQYEFKVYEKA, via the exons ATGTGCCGGTCTCGCGCAGCAGGAAGTACGTTTCGTGCGTGCCCTCCTATCATTTTGAAGGAATTCataaaaaagaagacaagAGTTCGTCCATTGACTGAGGATATAGGTATATCAGTCAACGGGATCG TATCCGAGAACCAGGGTATAGGAATTAACGGACGTCTACCATGGCGattaaa AAAGGAGATGGCGTATTTTACACGTTTAACAACAGAGACTAAGGACCCATCTAAAAAGAATGTCGTAATTATGGGACGAAGAACGTGGGATGTTATGCCAAAAAAATACAGGCCTCTGAGCAACAGAATTAATGTCGTACTGACCAGCAAAGATCT AATTCTAGGAGACGAAGCACTTGTGTGCAAAAGTTTTCCTGACGCTTTGGAAAAGTTATCCAAGATCCCACTGACtgacaaaattgaaagaatcTGGGTTATTGGCGGCAGTTCTGTTTATAAG GCTGCAATGGAATTGCCAAACTTTCACAGACTGTACTTGACTCTGGTGAGGAAGTACTTTGAATGCGATACATACTTCCCACCTATCAGCAACGAATTTCATTTAGTGAA AGACCCTGAAGTACCAGACGGGATTCAAGAAGAAAATGGACTGCAGTACGAATTTAAAGTTTATGAAAAAGCCTGA
- the LOC124177496 gene encoding translation machinery-associated protein 7 homolog — MSGRDGGKKKPLKAPKKESKDLDEEDVAFKQKQKEQQKALAEAAKKAGQKGPLVSGGIKKSGKK, encoded by the coding sequence ATGTCCGGACGGGACGGTGGGAAGAAAAAACCATTGAAAGCACCCAAGAAAGAATCAAAGGATTTAGATGAGGAAGATGTTGCATTCAAGCAAAAGCAGAAGGAACAGCAAAAGGCCTTGGCAGAGGCCGCAAAGAAAGCAGGTCAGAAAGGACCCCTGGTCAGCGGTGGCATCAAAAAATCTGGAAAGAAGTGA
- the LOC124177495 gene encoding dihydrofolate reductase isoform X2, translating into MPLRFDLIAAVSENQGIGINGRLPWRLKKEMAYFTRLTTETKDPSKKNVVIMGRRTWDVMPKKYRPLSNRINVVLTSKDLILGDEALVCKSFPDALEKLSKIPLTDKIERIWVIGGSSVYKAAMELPNFHRLYLTLVRKYFECDTYFPPISNEFHLVKDPEVPDGIQEENGLQYEFKVYEKA; encoded by the exons ATGCCGCTAAGATTCGATTTAATTGCTGCAGTATCCGAGAACCAGGGTATAGGAATTAACGGACGTCTACCATGGCGattaaa AAAGGAGATGGCGTATTTTACACGTTTAACAACAGAGACTAAGGACCCATCTAAAAAGAATGTCGTAATTATGGGACGAAGAACGTGGGATGTTATGCCAAAAAAATACAGGCCTCTGAGCAACAGAATTAATGTCGTACTGACCAGCAAAGATCT AATTCTAGGAGACGAAGCACTTGTGTGCAAAAGTTTTCCTGACGCTTTGGAAAAGTTATCCAAGATCCCACTGACtgacaaaattgaaagaatcTGGGTTATTGGCGGCAGTTCTGTTTATAAG GCTGCAATGGAATTGCCAAACTTTCACAGACTGTACTTGACTCTGGTGAGGAAGTACTTTGAATGCGATACATACTTCCCACCTATCAGCAACGAATTTCATTTAGTGAA AGACCCTGAAGTACCAGACGGGATTCAAGAAGAAAATGGACTGCAGTACGAATTTAAAGTTTATGAAAAAGCCTGA